A window of Hemibagrus wyckioides isolate EC202008001 linkage group LG03, SWU_Hwy_1.0, whole genome shotgun sequence contains these coding sequences:
- the nkx2.3 gene encoding homeobox protein Nkx-2.3 isoform X1, giving the protein MMLPSPVTSTPFSVKDILKLEQQSHHQLQVPLPDLQQQQQQQRFHTPPSCLLGGAESPGFSDSEDRMAFLSALSVQDNLVESSLSPPMFGHPALGHVVDAKLEDDLEEQETIVVVIVLLLLLLLLLLFLPLCVCVCVAESCGAAVRSPDCELPSDPDRSQRQRARRKPRVLFSQAQVFELERRFKQQRYLSAPEREHLANTLKLTSTQVKIWFQNRRYKCKRQRQDKSLEMAGHHHHHPPPPRRVAVPVLVRDGKPCLSGSQNYNATYAVGSNPYGYNGYSSYNNAAYTNAYNCSYPSLPTLPANTGANPLMSMSLNNLGAHSQPQPSQGTSVSSCQGPLQGIRAW; this is encoded by the exons ATGATGCTTCCCAGCCCAGTAACGTCAACCCCGTTTTCTGTCAAGGACATACTAAAGCTGGAGCAGCAGTCTCACCACCAACTGCAAGTGCCCTTACCGgatttacagcagcagcagcagcagcagcgtttCCACACTCCACCATCTTGCCTGCTTGGAGGCGCAGAGAGCCCCGGATTCTCGGACAGCGAGGACAGGATGGCTTTCCTCAGCGCCCTCTCCGTACAGGACAACCTGGTGGAAAGCAGCCTTTCTCCGCCCATGTTTGGCCATCCCGCTCTGGGACACGTCGTAGACGCAAAGTTAGAGGACGACCTCGAAGAGCAGGAAACCA tagtagtagtaatagttctattattattattattattattattattatttttgcctctgtgtgtgtgtgtgtgtgttgcagagaGTTGTGGTGCTGCAGTGAGGTCCCCAGACTGTGAGCTGCCCTCAGACCCAGACAGATCTCAGAGACAGAGAGCCAGGCGGAAGCCGCGGGTTCTTTTCTCCCAGGCGCAGGTTTTCGAGCTGGAGCGGCGCTTCAAGCAGCAGCGCTATCTCTCCGCTCCCGAGCGAGAACATTTGGCGAACACTCTGAAACTCACGTCCACCCAGGTCAAAATCTGGTTTCAGAATCGAAGATACAAATGCAAGCGCCAGCGTCAAGACAAAAGCCTGGAGATGGCcggtcatcatcatcaccatcctccgCCGCCGAGACGCGTGGCGGTACCGGTTTTAGTCCGGGACGGCAAACCTTGTCTTTCTGGATCACAGAATTATAACGCTACCTACGCCGTGGGGTCCAACCCGTACGGGTACAATGGTTACTCAAGCTATAATAATGCCGCATATACAAACGCCTACAATTGCTCATATCCTAGTTTGCCAACACTCCCAGCAAACACAGGCGCCAACCCGTTAATGTCCATGAGTTTGAATAATCTCGGAGCACACTCCCAGCCACAGCCATCACAAGGGACTTCCGTTTCATCGTGCCAAGGACCTCTGCAGGGCATCCGGGCGTGGTAG
- the nkx2.3 gene encoding homeobox protein Nkx-2.3 isoform X2: MMLPSPVTSTPFSVKDILKLEQQSHHQLQVPLPDLQQQQQQQRFHTPPSCLLGGAESPGFSDSEDRMAFLSALSVQDNLVESSLSPPMFGHPALGHVVDAKLEDDLEEQETKSCGAAVRSPDCELPSDPDRSQRQRARRKPRVLFSQAQVFELERRFKQQRYLSAPEREHLANTLKLTSTQVKIWFQNRRYKCKRQRQDKSLEMAGHHHHHPPPPRRVAVPVLVRDGKPCLSGSQNYNATYAVGSNPYGYNGYSSYNNAAYTNAYNCSYPSLPTLPANTGANPLMSMSLNNLGAHSQPQPSQGTSVSSCQGPLQGIRAW; encoded by the exons ATGATGCTTCCCAGCCCAGTAACGTCAACCCCGTTTTCTGTCAAGGACATACTAAAGCTGGAGCAGCAGTCTCACCACCAACTGCAAGTGCCCTTACCGgatttacagcagcagcagcagcagcagcgtttCCACACTCCACCATCTTGCCTGCTTGGAGGCGCAGAGAGCCCCGGATTCTCGGACAGCGAGGACAGGATGGCTTTCCTCAGCGCCCTCTCCGTACAGGACAACCTGGTGGAAAGCAGCCTTTCTCCGCCCATGTTTGGCCATCCCGCTCTGGGACACGTCGTAGACGCAAAGTTAGAGGACGACCTCGAAGAGCAGGAAACCA agaGTTGTGGTGCTGCAGTGAGGTCCCCAGACTGTGAGCTGCCCTCAGACCCAGACAGATCTCAGAGACAGAGAGCCAGGCGGAAGCCGCGGGTTCTTTTCTCCCAGGCGCAGGTTTTCGAGCTGGAGCGGCGCTTCAAGCAGCAGCGCTATCTCTCCGCTCCCGAGCGAGAACATTTGGCGAACACTCTGAAACTCACGTCCACCCAGGTCAAAATCTGGTTTCAGAATCGAAGATACAAATGCAAGCGCCAGCGTCAAGACAAAAGCCTGGAGATGGCcggtcatcatcatcaccatcctccgCCGCCGAGACGCGTGGCGGTACCGGTTTTAGTCCGGGACGGCAAACCTTGTCTTTCTGGATCACAGAATTATAACGCTACCTACGCCGTGGGGTCCAACCCGTACGGGTACAATGGTTACTCAAGCTATAATAATGCCGCATATACAAACGCCTACAATTGCTCATATCCTAGTTTGCCAACACTCCCAGCAAACACAGGCGCCAACCCGTTAATGTCCATGAGTTTGAATAATCTCGGAGCACACTCCCAGCCACAGCCATCACAAGGGACTTCCGTTTCATCGTGCCAAGGACCTCTGCAGGGCATCCGGGCGTGGTAG